The Rutidosis leptorrhynchoides isolate AG116_Rl617_1_P2 unplaced genomic scaffold, CSIRO_AGI_Rlap_v1 contig237, whole genome shotgun sequence genome includes a region encoding these proteins:
- the LOC139882151 gene encoding cell division topological specificity factor homolog, chloroplastic, with protein sequence MAILSGDLSVSATLASCYHHPKHSLRPSLPPSKVEFSCFSNGASSISEPTTKRSANGIVIKSNSTRVQSKRLSGISGDFNLSTESVSHELESFLLSAINMNFFERLNLAWKIVFPSETSRQTSNARIAKQRLKMILFSDRCAVSDEAKRKIVDNIVRALSDFVEIESQDKVQLSVSADTDIGTVYSVTVPVRRVKPEYLETEDAGSITNIEYLDKGDLSGSVDVKFDFYVPES encoded by the exons ATGGCGATATTATCTGGGGATCTGAGTGTCTCAGCAACACTGGCATCTTGCTATCATCATCCCAAACACTCTCTTCGACCCTCTTTGCCTCCTTCTAAG GTGGAGTTTTCTTGTTTTTCAAATGGTGCTTCTAGCATATCTGAACCCACCACAAAACGGTCTGCAAATGGCATAGTGATCAAAAGCAACAGCACGCGTGTTCAGTCCAAACGACTTTCTGGGATCTCAGGGGATTTCAACTTGTCCACGGAATCGGTAAGCCACGAGCTCGAGAGCTTCCTCCTGAGTGCCATAAATATGAACTTCTTTGAGAGATTGAACTTGGCATGGAAGATAGTGTTTCCTTCTGAGACGTCGAGGCAGACATCTAATGCAAGGATTGCTAAGCAGCGGTTAAAGATGATTCTCTTCTCCGACCGATGCGCTGTTAGTGACGAAGCTAAACGGAAAATCGTGGATAACATTGTCCGTGCTCTATCAGATTTTGTGGAGATAGAATCGCAGGATAAAGTTCAATTGAGTGTTTCTGCCGATACGGATATCGGCACTGTATACTCGGTCACCGTGCCTGTTCGTCGTGTGAAGCCGGAATACTTAGAAACTGAAGATGCTGGATCTATAACGAACATTGAATACCTAGATAAGGGTGACTTATCAGGTTCTGTTGATGTCAAGTTTGATTTCTATGTTCCAGAGTCGTGA
- the LOC139882145 gene encoding protein RETARDED ROOT GROWTH, mitochondrial: MGRWRAAASLLLNQLSNTCKHRVLDHSKPLYSSHPTKPASFLLSSRCFSAVPSRISVYDSDLIPGPVDSSHDYYGFVDRDDDEAVKIPVKAYFLSTSIDLKRMQADNLSNVIPPSSRSTNYVALRYCSVPSDNTVPSTKQKVSSYRYVVVFHYGSAVLFNIEDREVETYLDMVRMYSSGLLREAKKDDYVVKEKPLLDEDMQGGPDYIVLKNLDTDSIRIIGSVLGQSIALDYFVSQVDGMVEEFAGINRAMEKTGTFTMDRTKLLQLVGKANSNLADVILKVGLFDRSEIAWREARYAQIYEYLREEYEVTQRFGNLDFKLKFVEHNIHFLQEVIQNRRSDLLEWCIIFLLTVENIISIYEIVSESTGI, encoded by the exons ATGGGTAGATGGAGAGCTGCTGCTTCTCTTCTCTTAAACCAATTATCAAACACCTGCAAACATCGTGTCCTTGATCACTCTAAACCTCTTTATTCATCTCACCCAACAAAACCCGCTTCGTTTTTGCTTAGCTCGAGATGTTTCTCTGCTGTCCCGTCTCGGATTTCGGTTTATGATTCGGATTTGATACCTGGGCCTGTTGATTCGAGTCACGACTATTATGGGTTTGTTGATAGGGACGATGACGAGGCCGTTAAGATTCCCGTTAAAGCATATTTTCTTTCCACTAG TATCGATTTGAAAAGAATGCAAGCCGACAATCTAAGCAATGTGATCCCCCCTTCCTCTCGCTCAACAAATTATGTTGCTCTCAGATATTGCAGTGTCCCTTCAGATAATACT GTACCCAGCACAAAACAGAAAGTAAGTAGCTACCGTTATGTTGTTGTTTTCCATTACGGATCTGCCGTTCTGTTTAACATTGAAGATCGTGAGGTTGAAACCTACCTAGACATGGTTCGAATGTATTCCTCTGGGTTGCTTCGAGAAGCAAAGAAAGATG ATTATGTGGTAAAAGAGAAACCATTGTTAGATGAAGATATGCAAGGAGGGCCCGACTACATTGTTCTGAAAAATCTAGATACTGATAGCATCCGCATTATTGGGAGTGTCCTCGGCCAAAGTATAGCATTGGATTATTTTGTTTCACAG GTTGATGGTATGGTGGAAGAATTTGCTGGTATAAACCGTGCTATGGAGAAAACTGGAACTTTCACAATGGATAGGACAAAGCTTCTTCAGCTTGTTGGGAAGGCTAATTCAAATCTTGCTGATGTGATCCTCAAAGTTGGTCTCTTTGACAG GTCAGAAATAGCCTGGAGAGAGGCTAGATATGCTCAAATATACGAGTACCTCCGTGAGGAATATGAAGTCACACAACGCTTCGGAAATCTCGACTTCAAACTAAAGTTTGTAgag CATAACATACATTTTCTACAAGAGGTCATCCAAAATAGGCGGTCGGATCTCTTGGAATGGTGCATCATTTTCTTATTAACGGTCGAAAACATTATTTCGATATATGAAATAGTTAGCGAGTCAACTGGAATTTGA